From the genome of Triticum aestivum cultivar Chinese Spring chromosome 3B, IWGSC CS RefSeq v2.1, whole genome shotgun sequence, one region includes:
- the LOC123067321 gene encoding uncharacterized protein has translation MALHAMLGVREAGLFGEVGSRRDPHRLTRLILVPPQPFRSLQHRRRRPLPVSLDLAAGLSPSPPLPFPHQERREEKPRGRSSERVGQRRPWRSGSDPPTLSSRAWGSTEVGSVPATGRRRPPCSTRDPSPPYSSLIPSLTPARLHRRRWLSPRDLSADQVARDRVLLLVRSKASSFSNLGRSTCIDHFCLEYLEEHKVEEHPQNTKVRAILRSHGINLHLHDDGDHVKATSAPDIWSTRSRGIPNALRSGPSSAATASTSMTMETIAGTHFLIFTSLLEVLQKRAQGHVHLFVEETDKELELRFLAQLTQTHASLAAPPSASDVHFLFDYGIGYFLGRSVPLDEWKISLLLVRSKALSFRSRRIDHFCLEYLEHKVEEHPQRTNVCAILRSHGINLHDDGDHRSSQWDPRMPVSHFGKDPGVSHSHTKSYVRSKERKFEKACGRRNRGGFKILLRGPKNAREAVRHFGKAPGVPHKPHQDVRVLQGKDV, from the exons gagagATCCCCACCGACTCACCCGACTCATTCTCGTTCCTCCCCAACCTTTCCGCTCCCTCCaacatcgccgccgccggccactCCCCGTCTCTCTGGACCTCGCCGCCGGCCTCTCTccgtcccctcccctccccttccctcatCAGGAAAGAAGAGAAGAGAAGCCGAGAGGGAGATCGAGCGAGCGAGTAGGCCAGCGGCGGCCGTGGCGCTCCGGCTCAGATCCGCCAACGCTGTCGTCCAGGGCCTGGGGCTCGACGGAGGTCGGCTCCGTCCCCGCCACGGGTCGCCGGAGGCCGCCTTGCTCAACTCGCGACCCCTCCCCTCCTTATTCGTCGCTCATTCCTTCCCTCACCCCTGCTCGCCTTCACCGGCGGCGGTGGCTCTCGCCGCGCGACCTCTCGGCGGACCAGGTCGCGCGTGACCGCGTCCTACTCCTCGTCCGCAGCAAAGCCTCCTCCTTCAG TAATCTGGGCAGGAGCACATGCATCGACCACTTCTGCCTCGAATACTTGGAGGAGCACAAGGTCGAGGAGCATCCTCAAAACACCAAGGTCCGGGCCATCCTCCGCAGCCATGGCATCAACCTCCACCTCCATGACGACGGAGACCATGTCAAG GCCACTTCTGCCCCGGATATTTGGAGCACAAGGTCGAGGGGCATCCCCAATGCACTAAGGTCCGGGCCATCATCCGCAGCCACGGCATCAACCTCCATGACGATGGAGACCATAG CGGGGACTCACTTCTTGATCTTCACCTCCCTACTTGAGGTCCTGCAAAAGCGTGCTCAAGGGCATGTTCACCTATTTGTGGAAGAGACGGATAAGGAGTTGGAGCTCCGTTTTTTGGCTCAGCTCACACAGACGCACGCTTCCCTTGCGGCTCCCCCCTCCGCCTCGGATGTCCACTTCCTATTTGACTACGGCATAG GTTACTTTCTTGGAAGATCAGTTCCACTTGATGAATGGAAAATTAGTTTACTCCTCGTCCGCAGCAAAGCCCTCTCCTTCAG GAGCAGACGCATCGACCATTTCTGCCTCGAATACTTGGAGCACAAGGTCGAGGAGCATCCCCAACGCACCAACGTCTGTGCCATCCTTCGCAGCCACGGCATCAACCTCCACGACGATGGAGACCATAG ATCCTCTCAATGGGACCCAAGAATGCCAGTGAGTCACTTTGGCAAGGATCCTGGTGTGTCGCACAGTCACACCAAGTCGTATGTGCGCTCCAAGGAAAGGAAGTTTGAGAAGGCTTGTGGTAGGAGGAACAGGGGTGGCTTCAAG ATCCTCTTGAGGGGACCCAAGAATGCTCGTGAGGCGGTGAGGCACTTTGGCAAGGCTCCTGGCGTGCCGCACAAACCACATCAAGATGTACGTGTGCTCCAAGGAAAGGATGTTTGA